Proteins encoded in a region of the Triplophysa rosa linkage group LG14, Trosa_1v2, whole genome shotgun sequence genome:
- the nrip1a gene encoding nuclear receptor-interacting protein 1: MTHGEEPGPETHQDSAVLTYLEGLLMHQVAGGQGATATQSGNQEQRNKEGRGHAQSNHSTQQEPNRTNSHCGASQHLRKARLLNSEAWTDSESLRRSAPPAALNGQNEDRHSGQNGSSQDKGESTLLASLLQSFSSRLQNVTLPQQIIQGLRPQDTSCQISKAPQEQRACHRPASSHLKGLVNKSKMTNHSNSVPYQRRRSSQESFSESPKALKSSTPSPSPESLSCTERLKAVANLVNIRSSPAPSPKPSVACSQLALLLSSEAHLQQYSREHALKAQLSGRLASERLSAMATQQNHDKKQLTTSSQAHGLSLLHTQNGIASQMSTSSSRQSPNLGLGQRRAEGSMRTGHRLRERRPFEKPGRPSQNCSSLLLQLLNSHNTSQRINGQGHLKDDLSTFGTRSSPLFSDSEHSNPDSSFTKDSSDAESTYSSCSPIDLSLKTKTHVQTPVSTSSSPALERVPECSLNRWKPDSLPFKVAMDHREVDACAEMKPHHKVTLLQLLLDHKNNERVNKGLDNPDLLQSVIPNVTSPSTSSQSVFSTTSCKDTSEFNSHCGLNCRSPKLLPTFAQSRDSNSSVSPYTVYGSPHSQSVPLDLCKTKQHSSEIKEPAFSASKLLQNLAQCGKQNPTISPPVQAPLPPIKLVNQELKVNHPITLLERLTAPIQSPQHPLWDEANAKTSAQHVSEIENLLERRTVLQLLLGNAPQKEKLGSKRKRDHGRNNSIDKQTNQALGQYTTNGPSLDNPIKTEPVEYDQAEEGYFDNNKMSRQCQNFVVEPKKSTSYLSPGSFKQEPLSPEATPRDGILCNLLKKRPNKTLQANKVDDLNKGCIKEESLEIQGPTIPKKRKLSKELEDYSTSQQDGYLERSSRIKDNSVFSITGDREASDPSSPPEADSPPASFPPCESTENRGFNVLKQLLLSDNCLKELSQPRGTFSSPSHNVLYGNTFKQPCSEGELQNFHRSLSPSNVIFKRASNHIPESSPVTLQETSRSKIDYASIKDLKVPAKMVNGDDQTQKYDGDMPRFTKTNPILYYMLQRSNAHLVKEGKELDADTRQIQTKVKNGSLGDTGAFEL, encoded by the coding sequence ATGACTCATGGGGAAGAGCCTGGCCCTGAAACACACCAGGATTCTGCTGTATTAACATATCTGGAAGGCTTACTCATGCATCAGGTAGCAGGAGGACAGGGTGCCACAGCAACACAGAGTGGCAACCAGGAGCAGAGGAATAAGGAGGGAAGAGGGCATGCCCAGTCCAATCATAGCACTCAACAGGAACCGAACCGGACAAATTCCCACTGTGGAGCCTCGCAGCACCTCAGAAAGGCTCGTCTACTCAACTCAGAGGCCTGGACTGACAGCGAGAGTCTAAGGAGGTCAGCACCTCCTGCTGCACTCAATGGGCAAAATGAAGACCGTCACAGTGGTCAAAATGGATCCTCTCAGGATAAAGGAGAAAGTACACTGCTAGCCAGTTTGCTGCAATCTTTCAGTTCTCGACTTCAAAACGTGACTCTGCCACAGCAGATTATCCAAGGCTTGAGGCCACAAGACACCTCTTGTCAGATAAGCAAGGCTCCGCAAGAGCAGAGGGCTTGCCACAGACCTGCTTCAAGCCACCTCAAAGGGTTAgtaaacaaaagcaaaatgacGAATCACAGCAACAGTGTGCCTTATCAACGTAGACGGTCTAGCCAAGAAAGTTTTTCAGAATCTCCGAAAGCTCTAAAGAGTAGTACACCTTCCCCATCCCCAGAATCTCTTTCTTGTACTGAACGCCTCAAAGCTGTGGCAAACCTGGTAAATATCAGATCAAGTCCTGCTCCATCGCCCAAACCAAGTGTGGCCTGCAGTCAGCTTGCTCTTTTGCTCTCTAGTGAAGCTCACCTGCAGCAGTACTCAAGAGAGCATGCCCTAAAAGCCCAACTCTCTGGACGACTAGCCAGTGAAAGACTTTCAGCCATGgccacacagcaaaatcacgaTAAAAAGCAACTAACCACTTCCAGCCAGGCTCATGGTCTAAGCCTCTTACACACTCAGAATGGAATAGCATCACAAATGTCAACAAGCTCAAGCagacagagtccaaacctaggattGGGGCAAAGAAGGGCAGAAGGATCCATGAGGACAGGTCATCGCTTAAGAGAGCGTCGACCTTTTGAGAAACCAGGCAGACCATCACAGAACTGCAGCAGTCTCCTCCTTCAACTTCTCAACAGTCACAACACATCACAACGAATTAATGGCCAGGGACACTTGAAAGATGACCTCAGCACCTTTGGAACTCGGAGCTCTCCTCTTTTTTCAGACAGCGAGCACTCAAACCCTGACAGCAGTTTCACAAAAGACAGCAGTGATGCTGAGAGCACTTACTCCAGTTGCTCTCCGATTGACCTGTCTCTGAAGACCAAAACACATGTACAAACACCTGTATCTACTTCCTCCTCACCTGCACTGGAAAGGGTCCCAGAATGTTCATTAAATAGATGGAAGCCTGATAGTCTACCTTTTAAAGTAGCCATGGATCACAGAGAGGTGGATGCTTGTGCAGAGATGAAACCTCATCATAAGGTCACTCTCTTACAGTTGCTGTTGGATCACAAAAATAACGAGAGAGTAAATAAAGGTCTGGATAATCCAGATTTGTTGCAATCTGTAATCCCAAATGTCACCAGTCCATCAACAAGTAGCCAAAGTGTCTTCAGTACAACTAGTTGTAAGGATACTAGTGAATTTAACTCACACTGTGGATTGAATTGTAGGAGTCCCAAACTCTTGCCAACGTTTGCCCAAAGCAGAGACTCTAACAGCAGTGTATCTCCGTATACCGTTTATGGATCTCCTCATTCCCAGTCTGTCCCCTTGGATCTTTgtaaaaccaaacaacattcaaGTGAAATAAAAGAACCTGCCTTTAGTGCTAGTAAATTGTTACAGAATTTAGCTCAGTGTGGAAAACAGAACCCAACCATTTCTCCTCCAGTACAGGCACCTTTACCCCCTATCAAACTCGTGAACCAAGAACTGAAAGTTAACCACCCTATAACTTTACTGGAGCGACTCACCGCACCAATTCAGAGCCCACAGCACCCATTATGGGATGAGGCCAATGCAAAAACTTCAGCTCAGCATGTCTCGGAGATCGAGAATCTGTTAGAAAGGCGTACAGTTCTACAGCTTCTTTTAGGGAACGCGCCTCAGAAAGAAAAGTTAGGCAGTAAACGAAAAAGAGATCATGGTAGGAACAATTCTATAGATAAACAGACAAATCAGGCATTAGGCCAATATACGACAAATGGACCTTCTTTAGACAATCCTATTAAAACTGAACCTGTGGAGTATGATCAAGCAGAAGAAGGATATTTTGACAATAACAAAATGTCAAGGCAATGCCAGAACTTTGTAGTAGAGCCTAAAAAAAGCACCAGTTATCTTTCTCCAGGAAGCTTCAAGCAGGAACCACTGTCCCCAGAGGCTACCCCCAGAGATGGCATTCTGTGTAATCTCTTAAAAAAGCGGCCTAACAAAACCCTTCAGGCAAACAAGGTAGACGACCTAAACAAGGGTTGTATCAAAGAAGAATCACTTGAAATCCAGGGTCCAACAATcccaaagaagcgaaaactttCAAAAGAACTGGAAGACTACTCTACAAGTCAACAAGATGGGTACTTAGAACGTTCAAGTAGGATAAAGgacaacagtgttttttccatcaCTGGAGATCGAGAGGCCAGTGACCCATCCAGTCCCCCAGAGGCAGACAGTCCACCAGCTAGTTTTCCACCATGTGAGTCTACTGAAAACCGAGGATTCAATGTCCTAAAGCAGCTGCTACTTTCAGACAACTGCTTAAAGGAATTGTCTCAGCCAAGGGGTACATTCAGTTCACCATCACATAATGTGCTGTATGGGAATACATTCAAGCAGCCGTGTAGTGAAGGTGAGCTTCAGAACTTTCACCGGAGCCTGAGCCCCAGcaatgtgatttttaaaaggGCAAGCAACCACATACCTGAATCTTCCCCTGTTACACTGCAGGAGACATCAAGGTCAAAAATCGATTATGCCTCGATAAAGGACTTGAAGGTCCCAGCAAAGATGGTTAATGGAGATGATCAAACACAAAAGTATGATGGAGACATGCCTAGGTTTACCAAGACTAACCCTATTTTGTACTATATGCTCCAGAGGAGTAATGCACATCTGGTCAAAGAGGGAAAGGAGCTGGATGCCGACACAAGACAAATTCAGACAAAGGTCAAAAACGGGTCCTTGGGTGATACTGGGGCCTTTGAACTTTGA
- the zgc:153372 gene encoding arsenite methyltransferase → MNYASKCVRTLAVQLRKLQTLNMSSAVHENVKNYYGSRLETSEDLQTNAACVMPSRPLAKSACEALRQVHPDVCKRYFGCGLVIPEKLEGCKVLDLGSGSGRDCYVLSKLVGERGQVAGLDMTDEMIVASQQYAQYHQEKFGYSKANTVFVKGYMEKLSEAGIQSNSLDVVVSNCVICLCPDKKIVIKEAYKVLKEGGELYYSDMYASKVVPDSFKEDPVLWGEGMAGALYWQDLITLMKETGFSTPHLVAGSHIVVHNPELQQKTGDVKYSSGTYRIFKLPQLSITTKALVTYKGTVPDCADCFEFDASHSFKTNVPVQVGAEMAAILQHTRFSTDFSIMMLDIPDPNLSGNPQYCHLSPFLLADRLGLSVKQCSKTGH, encoded by the exons ATGAACTACGCAAGCAAGTGTGTCCGGACCTTGGCTGTTCAACTGCGAAAACTACAAACTCTAAACATGTCTTCTGCTGTGCATGAAAATGTGAAG aattattATGGCTCTCGCCTGGAGACGTCAGAAGACTTGCAGACCAATGCTGCGTGTGTCATGCCCTCCAGACCGCTGGCCAAAAGCGCATGTGAAGCCTTAAGACAAGTTCATCCAGATGTCTGCAAGAG GTATTTTGGTTGTGGTTTGGTGATTCCAGAGAAGCTGGAAGGATGTAAAGTTCTTGATCTGGGCAGTGGATCAGGTAGAGACTGCTATGTCCTCAGCAAACTGGTGGGAGAGAGGGGTCAAGTCGCTGGACTGGATATGACGGATGAGATG ataGTTGCCTCACAACAATACGCCCAGTACCATCAGGAGAAATTTGGCTACTCTAAAGCAAACACCGTGTTTGTGAAAGGATACATGGAGAAGCTCAGTGAGGCGGGGATACAGAGCAACTCTTTGGATGTAGTTGT GTCAAATTGTGTAATATGTCTGTGCCCAGATAAGAAAATTGTGATTAAAGAAGCGTACAAAGTTCTTAAG GAGGGTGGAGAGTTGTATTACAGTGACATGTATGCAAGCAAAGTCGTTCCAGATTCTTTCAAGGAAGATCCAGTTCTGTGGG GTGAAGGAATGGCTGGCGCCCTCTACTGGCAGGACCTCATCACTCTGATGAAAGAGACAGGTTTTAGCACTCCCCACCTGGTCGCAGGTAGTCACATTGTGGTTCACAACCCAGAACTTCAACAAAAGACTG GTGATGTTAAATATTCGTCTGGAACTTACCGGATCTTTAAATTGCCTCAACTTTCCATCACAACCAAAGCACTTGTCACATATAAAGGCACCGTGCCTGACTGCGCGGACTGTTTTGAGTTTGATGCATCTCATTCTTTCAAG ACAAATGTTCCCGTGCAGGTGGGTGCAGAGATGGCCGCGATCCTCCAGCACACACGTTTCTCTACAGACTTCAGTATCATGATGTTAGACATCCCTGACCCAAACTTGAGTGGCAACCCACAG TATTGCCACCTCAGCCCCTTCCTCCTGGCAGATAGACTGGGTTTATCAGTGAAGCAGTGCTCAAAGACAGGACACTGA